The proteins below come from a single Malus sylvestris chromosome 3, drMalSylv7.2, whole genome shotgun sequence genomic window:
- the LOC126614753 gene encoding uncharacterized protein LOC126614753, producing the protein MAKKPVKYYVVDAFTDSAFKGNPAAVCLLEEDRDDQWLQAVAFEFNLSQTCYLTRINDSHSAPRFGLRWFSPTNEVELCGHGTLASSHTLFKSGLISSDIIEFSTLSGILTAKKVLDVKTANGEAQESSYFIELNFPAAPSNEFNSDEVSVISKALNSSCIIDIRRATVTDDLLVVLPSAKAIADLQPQPDAIKKCPGSRGVLATAIAPPESGYDFYSRFFAPKHGVNEDPVCGSAHCVLASYWCKKLGKSHVVGYVASRRGGVVCIHLDEQNQRVLLRGKAVTVMEGTVLV; encoded by the exons ATGGCGAAGAAACCAGTCAAGTATTATGTG GTGGACGCGTTCACAGACTCGGCTTTCAAGGGGAACCCAGCAGCGGTTTGCTTGCTGGAGGAAGATAGAGACGACCAGTGGCTACAAGCTGTGGCCTTCGAGTTCAATCTATCCCAGACGTGCTACTTGACTCGAATCAATGACTCTCACTCAGCTCCTCGGTTCGGTCTCAGATGGTTCTCGCCTACTAATGAG GTTGAGCTTTGCGGTCATGGAACATTAGCTTCTTCACACACTCTCTTTAAGTCTGGTTTGATAAGTTCCGACATTATTGAGTTTTCGACTCTGTCTGGAATTTTAACAGCTAAGAAGGTTCTAGATGTTAAGACAGCCAATGGTGAAGCACAAGAGTCGTCCTATTTCATTGAACTGAACTTTCCTGCCGCCCCGTCTAATGAATTCAACTCTGATGAGGTTTCGGTTATCTCCAAGGCCTTGAACAGCTCTTGTATTATTGATATAAGGAGGGCAACTGTCACAGATGATCTACTT GTTGTGCTTCCATCAGCAAAAGCGATTGCAGATTTACAGCCACAGCCTGATGCAATCAAAAAATGTCCGGGGTCTAGGGGAGTGCTTGCAACAGCGATTGCTCCTCCAGAGTCCGGTTATGATTTTTACAGTAGATTCTTTGCCCCTAAACACGGTGTTAATGAG GATCCTGTTTGCGGGAGCGCACATTGTGTCTTAGCATCATACTGGTGCAAAAAACTCGGAAAATCTCATGTTGTTGGATACGTG GCATCACGTCGAGGAGGAGTAGTATGCATTCATCTAGACGAGCAGAATCAAAGGGTGCTGCTGCGAGGGAAAGCGGTTACTGTCATGGAAGGAACTGTTTTAGTTTGA
- the LOC126617219 gene encoding uncharacterized protein LOC126617219 encodes MHINPWDSARYRDNTTKPPSMAQNHIPQTEITKINIECPKSQKKLKRFLSNLQGNYSVKFDPESGRLTVESTVDKNMINEAVGHARFSAGLTCEDNTLPPPDSNFLQPKATGSHMSDGAQDQGLEIIRWAQMGELQKLPNIQRLQKLELTQSGSNQRIKLTFFDEKPEPQPQPQPEPQPQPQPQAHARVNVINVKDDEQNEPHGGGSGANSRPANEVCGDHEGGEGRSCTSSDGGSHHNLFEFQYVHTPPEAAGNNNDDDVQHAEVRCEEAIASRCTIL; translated from the exons ATGCACATAAATCCTTGGGATTCTGCAAGATACAG GGATAATACTACAAAGCCACCATCCATGGCCCAGAATCACATTCCTCAG ACTGAGATTACAAAAATAAACATAGAATGTCCCAAATCTCAAAAGAAGCTCAAGAGATTCCTCTCAAATCTTCagg GAAACTATTCTGTTAAGTTCGATCCGGAATCTGGAAGATTAACTGTTGAATCCACGGTAGACAAGAACATGATCAACGAGGCAGTAGGGCATGCTAGGTTTTCTGCAGGGCTCACGTGTGAGGATAATACTCTACCGCCACCCGACAGCAATTTCTTGCAACCCAAGGCAACCGGCAGCCACATGTCGGACGGAGCACAAGATCAAGGGCTTGAGATCATAAGATGGGCTCAAATGGGGGAGCTCCAAAAACTTCCCAACATCCAAAGGCTACAGAAGTTGGAGCTTACTCAATCCGGAAGCAATCAAAGAATTAAGCTCACATTCTTCGACGAAAAGCCTGAACCTCAGCCTCAGCCTCAGCCTGAACCTCAACCTCAACCACAACCCCAGGCTCATGCTAGGGTTAATGTCATTAATGTCAAGGATGACGAGCAAAATGAGCCCCACGGCGGAGGAAGCGGCGCCAATAGCAGGCCTGCGAACGAAGTTTGCGGAGATCATGAAGGTGGCGAAGGAAGAAGCTGCACAAGTTCTGATGGTGGTAGCCACCACAACTTATTTGAGTTTCAATACGTTCATACTCCTCCTGAGGCAGCAGGCAATaataatgatgatgatg TCCAGCACGCTGAGGTCCGGTGTGAGGAGGCCATTGCAAGCAGATGCACCATCTTGTGA